The Glycine soja cultivar W05 chromosome 6, ASM419377v2, whole genome shotgun sequence genome has a window encoding:
- the LOC114414968 gene encoding E3 ubiquitin-protein ligase KEG-like isoform X1, with protein sequence MAQDTATPPVPFDFELLVGDHLRTVSASSSSSRADPWIEPERLKLRHRIGRGPFGDVWLATHHQSTEDYDEYHEVAAKMLPPIREEHMKTALEKFCELYFRCQGVGRVCWLLGISILNGRICIIMNFYEGSVGDKMARLREGRISLPGVLRYGIDLAEGILELHSKGILVLNLKPSNVLLDDTDQAILGDIGIPNLLFGSSFLSSDMANRIGTPNYMAPEQWQPEVRGPISFETDSWGFGCTIVEMLTGNQPLYGSPVGEIYQSVVEKYEKPQIPSGLPSSVENILSGCFEYDLRNRPSVVDILAVFRSLLNAVANDGGWIYLGTKTIAKSSSTGYTQWSLSKDHLQVGDTVRSRKPSNSCNPQNMEVPQGNVVGLERNADHGFVLVRLHGVHDPVRIHASTLERVTNGLGAGDWVHLKEEDEKHSPVGILHSINRDGRVTVGFIGLQTLWNGNSSELEMAEPYCVGQFIRLKTNVLSPRFEWPRKREGAWATGKISWILPNGCLVVKFPGMLNFLDAPSTVLADPSEVDVVNFKNCPKMIEKYQHVEDHHWAVRPVLLAFGLLTAVKLGMSIGKKFGRNINVTAMESESHYTDSQNASTSSPTWTSSVASILFREGVNLPNGH encoded by the exons ATGGCACAAGATACTGCTACTCCACCAGTTCCTTTTGATTTCGAACTCTTGGTTGGTGATCACCTTAGAACTGTCTCAGCCTCATCCAGCAGCAGCAGGGCAGACCCATGGATTGAACCTGAAAGGTTGAAACTCAGACACAGGATTGGTCGGGGACCCTTTGGTGATGTTTGGTTAGCAACTCATCATCAATCAACTGAAGATTATGATGAGTATCATGAAGTAGCTGCCAAGATGTTACCTCCAATCAGAGAGGAACATATGAAAACTGCATTAGAGAAATTTTGTGAATTATATTTCCGGTGCCAAGGAGTGGGTAGGGTGTGCTGGCTActtggaatttcaattttaaatggaAGG ATATGCatcattatgaatttttatgagGGTTCAGTCGGTGACAAGATGGCTAGACTCAGAGAGGGAAGGATTTCATTGCCTGGCGTTCTGAG GTATGGTATCGATCTGGCTGAAGGTATTCTGGAACTTCACTCAAAAGGGATCCTAGTTCTCAACCTTAAACCATCGAATGTGCTTCTTGATGATACTGATCAAGCAATACTGGGAGATATTGGTATTCCAAATCTTCTGTTTGGTTCCTCATTCCTAAGCTCAGATATGGCTAACAGGATTGGTACTCCAAACTACATGGCTCCAGAACAATGGCAGCCAGAAGTCAGAGGCCCTATATCCTTTGAAACAGATTCATGGGGATTTGGGTGCACTATTGTGGAAATGTTGACTGGTAATCAACCTTTGTATGGGTCTCCTGTTGGTGAAATCTACCAATCGGTTGTTGAAAAGTATGAAAAACCCCAGATTCCTAGTGGCCTTCCTTCTTCAGTTGAAAATATCCTCAGTGGTTGCTTTGAATATGATTTGAGGAATCGCCCTTCTGTGGTAGATATTCTGGCCGTCTTTAGAAG CTTACTGAATGCAGTAGCCAATGATGGAGGATGGATATATCTTGGAACTAAAACTATAGCAAAATCAAGTAGCACTGGCTACACTCAGTGGTCCCTCTCAAAGGATCATCTTCAGGTGGGTGATACAGTGCGCTCTAGAAAGCCTTCCAATTCATGCAATCCTCAAAACATGGAGGTCCCGCAAGGAAATGTTGTTGGTTTAGAACGTAATGCAGATCATGGATTTGTTTTAGTGAGGCTCCATGGTGTTCACGACCCTGTAAGGATTCATGCATCAACTCTTGAACGTGTCACCAATGGTTTGGGAGCTGGGGATTGGGTACACTTGAAGGAAGAAGATGAGAAGCACTCGCCAGTGGGTATTCTTCATTCTATCAATCGTGATGGCAGAGTAACTGTTGGGTTTATCGGTCTGCAAACTCTTTGGAACGGTAACTCTTCAGAACTTGAAATGGCAGAACCTTATTGCGTGGGCCAGTTTATTAGGCTGAAAACCAATGTTTTGAGTCCTCGATTTGAATGGCCACGTAAAAGGGAAGGTGCCTGGGCTACTGGTAAGATTTCTTGGATCCTACCAAATGGATGTCTAGTTGTCAAGTTTCCAGGCATGTTGAACTTTTTGGATGCACCAAGCACCGTCTTGGCTGATCCCTCCGAGGTTGATGTCGTTAATTTTAAGAATTGTCCAAAGATGATAGAGAAGTATCAACATGTAGAGGATCACCACTGGGCAGTTAGACCTGTGCTACTTGCATTTGGCCTTCTTACTGCTGTGAAACTAGGAATGTCAATTGGAAAGAAGTTTGGGAGGAACATTAATGTTACTGCAATGGAGAGTGAAAGTCATTATACAGATAGCCAGAATGCTAGCACTAGCAGCCCTACATGGACATCTTCAGTAGCTAGCATCCTTTTCAGAGAAGGTGTTAACTTGCCCAATGGTCACTAG
- the LOC114414968 gene encoding E3 ubiquitin-protein ligase KEG-like isoform X2: MNFYEGSVGDKMARLREGRISLPGVLRYGIDLAEGILELHSKGILVLNLKPSNVLLDDTDQAILGDIGIPNLLFGSSFLSSDMANRIGTPNYMAPEQWQPEVRGPISFETDSWGFGCTIVEMLTGNQPLYGSPVGEIYQSVVEKYEKPQIPSGLPSSVENILSGCFEYDLRNRPSVVDILAVFRSLLNAVANDGGWIYLGTKTIAKSSSTGYTQWSLSKDHLQVGDTVRSRKPSNSCNPQNMEVPQGNVVGLERNADHGFVLVRLHGVHDPVRIHASTLERVTNGLGAGDWVHLKEEDEKHSPVGILHSINRDGRVTVGFIGLQTLWNGNSSELEMAEPYCVGQFIRLKTNVLSPRFEWPRKREGAWATGKISWILPNGCLVVKFPGMLNFLDAPSTVLADPSEVDVVNFKNCPKMIEKYQHVEDHHWAVRPVLLAFGLLTAVKLGMSIGKKFGRNINVTAMESESHYTDSQNASTSSPTWTSSVASILFREGVNLPNGH, from the exons atgaatttttatgagGGTTCAGTCGGTGACAAGATGGCTAGACTCAGAGAGGGAAGGATTTCATTGCCTGGCGTTCTGAG GTATGGTATCGATCTGGCTGAAGGTATTCTGGAACTTCACTCAAAAGGGATCCTAGTTCTCAACCTTAAACCATCGAATGTGCTTCTTGATGATACTGATCAAGCAATACTGGGAGATATTGGTATTCCAAATCTTCTGTTTGGTTCCTCATTCCTAAGCTCAGATATGGCTAACAGGATTGGTACTCCAAACTACATGGCTCCAGAACAATGGCAGCCAGAAGTCAGAGGCCCTATATCCTTTGAAACAGATTCATGGGGATTTGGGTGCACTATTGTGGAAATGTTGACTGGTAATCAACCTTTGTATGGGTCTCCTGTTGGTGAAATCTACCAATCGGTTGTTGAAAAGTATGAAAAACCCCAGATTCCTAGTGGCCTTCCTTCTTCAGTTGAAAATATCCTCAGTGGTTGCTTTGAATATGATTTGAGGAATCGCCCTTCTGTGGTAGATATTCTGGCCGTCTTTAGAAG CTTACTGAATGCAGTAGCCAATGATGGAGGATGGATATATCTTGGAACTAAAACTATAGCAAAATCAAGTAGCACTGGCTACACTCAGTGGTCCCTCTCAAAGGATCATCTTCAGGTGGGTGATACAGTGCGCTCTAGAAAGCCTTCCAATTCATGCAATCCTCAAAACATGGAGGTCCCGCAAGGAAATGTTGTTGGTTTAGAACGTAATGCAGATCATGGATTTGTTTTAGTGAGGCTCCATGGTGTTCACGACCCTGTAAGGATTCATGCATCAACTCTTGAACGTGTCACCAATGGTTTGGGAGCTGGGGATTGGGTACACTTGAAGGAAGAAGATGAGAAGCACTCGCCAGTGGGTATTCTTCATTCTATCAATCGTGATGGCAGAGTAACTGTTGGGTTTATCGGTCTGCAAACTCTTTGGAACGGTAACTCTTCAGAACTTGAAATGGCAGAACCTTATTGCGTGGGCCAGTTTATTAGGCTGAAAACCAATGTTTTGAGTCCTCGATTTGAATGGCCACGTAAAAGGGAAGGTGCCTGGGCTACTGGTAAGATTTCTTGGATCCTACCAAATGGATGTCTAGTTGTCAAGTTTCCAGGCATGTTGAACTTTTTGGATGCACCAAGCACCGTCTTGGCTGATCCCTCCGAGGTTGATGTCGTTAATTTTAAGAATTGTCCAAAGATGATAGAGAAGTATCAACATGTAGAGGATCACCACTGGGCAGTTAGACCTGTGCTACTTGCATTTGGCCTTCTTACTGCTGTGAAACTAGGAATGTCAATTGGAAAGAAGTTTGGGAGGAACATTAATGTTACTGCAATGGAGAGTGAAAGTCATTATACAGATAGCCAGAATGCTAGCACTAGCAGCCCTACATGGACATCTTCAGTAGCTAGCATCCTTTTCAGAGAAGGTGTTAACTTGCCCAATGGTCACTAG